A window of Planifilum fulgidum genomic DNA:
CGGGAACCCGGTCCGAAGGCGCTCGTTTTTCCACCGGTCGTGAGAATGATCAAGGCCTTTTTGTCGCTGGCCGAGGCCTTTTTCTTCACCTTCTCGATGGTCTCGTTGATGGCCTTCAGTTCCTTCTCCACTTCCGCTTCCTTGCCGAAGATTTTCCCCAGGGTCTCCATGTTTTCCGTGAAGGACTCCATGTAGCGGCTGGTATCCACACCCATGAAAATGGTCGGGGCGATTTTGGAGAATTCCTCGTACTGATCCGCCTGCCGCGCAGAAATGATGATCAGTTCCGGGCCGAGGGAGCTGACCTTTTCAAAGTCCGGCTCCTTCAGGCTGCCCACATTGGCATATTTGCTCTCCCCGTACTTTTTCAGGTAAGGGGGAATGTTGGCCTGGGGAACCCCGGCCACTTCCACACCCAGTTTATCCAGCGAGTCCAACACGCCGAAGTCGAAGACCACCACGTTTTTCGGATTTTTCTTCACCTTGGTCTCGCCCAGTTGATGTTTGACGACGATCTCCTCCGATTCCTGCGAGGCGGCCTCCTCCCCTTTGGACGTATCGGCGGAGGAACCGCAGGCGGCCAAGGACAGCACAAGGGCCAGCATCAACGAACCGAGCAACAGTTTTCGCAGACGAACCATTCCGCTCCTCCCCTTTCCTGTTTTGCGGGGGACGCGCACCGAAAGCCCCCGAATTACACGTAATAAATGGACAGTCGATGGTCATCCACCTGTTTAATCCGGATGTCCATGTCAAACAGGTCCCGCAACACGTCGGGCCGGATGATGTCGCAGGTCGGCCCCTCGCGGAGCACCTTTCCGCCTTTCATGGCGATGATGTAATCCGAATAACAGGACGCGAAATTGATGTCGTGAAGGACCAGCACGATCGTCTTCCCCAGATCGTCCACCATTTTGCGCAGGGTCTTCATGATCTGGACCGAGTGCTTCATGTCCAGATTGTTCAGCGGTTCGTCCAGCAGAATATAGTCGGTGTTTTGCGCCAGCACCATGGCGATGAACGCCCGCTGCCGCTGTCCGCCGCTCAATTGGTCGAGAAACCGATCCTGCAGGTCCTCCAGCTCCATGTACTCGATGGCCCGGTCGACGTGCAACCAGTCTTCCTTCGTCAAACGTCCCCGGGAATAGGGGAAGCGTCCGAAGCTGACCAGCTCCCGCACCTTCAGCCGGATCTGGAGATGGTTGGACTGTTTCAGAATCGACAGCTTTTTGGCCAATTCGTTGTTCTTGACGCTCGTAAGCTCCCGGCCGTCAATCCGGATCTCCCCCTCATCCTTCGGCACCAGACGGCTGATCATGGACAAAAGCGTGCTCTTTCCGGCACCGTTGGGGCCGATCAGGGAAGTGATCTTTCCCCGGGGAATGTTCACCGTCACGGCGTCGACAACCGTCCGGCCCCCGTACCGTTTGGTCACGTTTTGCACCTCTACCATGATTTACTCTCCCTCAGCAAGAGATAGATGAAGTAAATGCCGCCGAAGAAGTTGATGATCACACTGATGGTGGTGGAAAAGGTGAAGAGGCGTTCAACCGCCCACTGGCCCCCGACAAGCATCGCCACGGCGATCAGCGCGGCGGCGGCGATCACCAGCCGGTGGCGGTACGTGGACAGGAGCTGGTAGGCGACATTGGCGACGATGAGACCCAGGAACGTGATCGGCCCCACCAGCGCCGTGGTGATGGATACCAGGGCGGCCACGATGACAAACAGCCGGGACACGACACGGTCGTAGTCCACTCCCAGGTTGACCGCATGATCCCGTCCCAGCGCCAAGACATCCAAATAGTCGGCGAAGCGAAGAAAGTACACAAACACGCCGGCGACCGTCAGCAAGGACACCCACAACAGGTCGGTGTTGATGTTGTTGAAGCTGGCGAACATCCGGTCCTGGATGACGAGAAATTCGTTGGGGTCGATGAGCAGCTGCATGAACGACGTGGCGCTGCGGAACAGGGTGCCCATGATGACCCCGACCAGGAGGACAAAAAAGATGTTTTTCTCCTCCCGCCGGAACAGCAGGCGGTACAACAGGACGGAAAACAGGACCATCAAGCCGGCGGACAGCAGAAACCGCACATGGTCGTCCATGAAGACCAGGGTCTGAGAGCCAAGCAGGAACACGATCGCCGTGTTGATAAACAGGTACAGGGCGTCCAGCCCGATGATGGACGGCGTGAGAATCCGGTTGTTGGTGATGGTCTGAAAGACGACCGTGGAAAAGGCGATGGTCACGCCGGTCAAGACGATGGCGGCCAGTTTCGCCGCCCTTCTCGGGATGATGTAATCCAGATTGCCGCTGAGGTGGGTCAGCATGAACAAGGCGGCGCATCCGGCGGCGATCACGGCGAGGATGGCCAGTTTTGTCCGATCACCCATGGTCCCGACTCCTCAACAGCAGATAAAGGAACACCCCGCTGCCGATGATTCCGACGGTCAGCCCGATGGGAATCTCATAGGGATAAATGAGAACCCGGCCCAGGATGTCGCAGACCAGGAGGAAAACCGAACCCAGCAGGGCCGTGAAAAAGAGGTTTTGCCGCAAATGATCGCCGCGCAAAAGGGTCACGATGTTCGGTATGATCAATCCCAAAAACGGAATCACCCCAACCGTCAAAATGACTGCCGCCGTCACCAGGGCGACGATGACCATTCCGATGTTCACCACCTGCCGGTAATTGAGCCCCAGATTGGCGGAAAACTCCTCGCCCATGCCGGCGATCGTGAAGCGGTCGGCGTACAGATAGGCGGTGATGATCAGCGGAATGGTGATGTACATCATTTCGTACCGCCCGCTGACGATCATGGAAAAATCGCCGTAAAACCAGGCCCCGATGCTCTGGATCAAGTCGTGCTTGTAGGCGAGAAAGGTGGTGACGGAATCGATCACATTGCCCAGCATCAAACCGACCAGGGCGATAAAGACGGCATTTTTGAAGCGGATGCGCGACAGAATGTTCATGAAGAGCAGCGTCCCCAAAAGGGCGAACAGAAACGCCAACAACATTTTTTGCAGGGTGGAGGCCGCACCGAACAACATCAGGGACACCAGGATGCCCAGCCGGGCCGAATCCTCCGTTCCCGCCGTGGTGGGCGAAACAAACCGGTTCCGGCTCAACTGCTGCATGATGAGTCCGACAATGCCCATGCTGGCGCCCGCGATGATCAGGCTGACCAGCCTAGGAACGCGACTGACCCACAAGATCTGCCACTGATCCTTATCCCCTTGGAGCAAACCGGTCAGTTGGATCTCTTTCACCCCGACAAACAGGGACAGCGCGGAAAGAAGAAGAAAAACCGGGATGAGAAACCTTTTTTTCAACATAATCTGGCCCATTTCTTTTATGCGTCACGCAGTCAAGCGTTCTTCGCTTTTTTTGAAAGAGAGAATCATTCTCATCTCTTGGTCAAAAAAAGAAGCGCTTTCGACCCTCGGCCTCCCTCCTCATTCCATATTGGGATCCCAACCCCGATTATATTGATAATGATTCTCATCGTCAACAGCGAAATTGCGAAAATGCTGACCAAAGGCCGGCAAGCCCCAAACCGCGGCCGGAAGAAACCGGCCCGCATCGGCTGAAGCGGGACCGGCGCCGCTCCACATCCCCTCCCGGAAATCATGCGCGCCTGCCCCGAACGGGATGGGGAGAAGGCGAAAGTCGGATAAAATCATATTGAGCGGGTCCGCGAAGGACCCCTTTTCAACCTCAATCGGAAAGGAAGAACATGCCGTGAAGATTGCCGTACTGTATGCCAGCTCCCGCAAAGGCGGAAATTCCGAACGTCTGGCGAAGGCGCTGGTCGAAGGATTGGACGCGGACTCCATTTTCCTGACCGATTACCGGATCGAACCGATCATCGACTACCGGCACACGGAGCCGGGCCCCTATCCCGAGGACGATTACCGGAAACTGTTGGACCGGGTGCTCAAACAGGACCTGTTGATCTTCGCCACCCCCATCTACTGGTACGGGATGCCGGGGCGTTTGAAGCTTTTCATCGACCGCTGGTCCCAATCCCTGAGGGAAAACCGGAAGGATTTCCTGGAGAGAATGGCGGAGAAGCGGGCGTATGTCCTGGCCGTGGGTGATGACGATCCCCATGTGAAGGGAAAGGCCTTGATTGAACAATTCCGGCACATCTTCGATTTCGTCGGCATCCGGTTCGCCGGCCACGTGATCGGACGGGGAAACCGCCCCGGAGACATCGAACAGGATTCGGAAGCGCTCTCCGCCGTGCGGAAGTTAAGGGAACAGATCCTGGCCGAAATGGGGGCATGCTCCCCCCGCTGAACACTTCGCGCCAAAAAACAGGGTGCCGCCTCGCGGCACCCTGAGCCTTTTGACGAGCCCGCACCGAAAGCTCCATAAAAATATGGGGAAGAGAGGAGCCGCCGAGCACCACGTGAAATGAGCGGTTCGCCAAGGGAAAATATCAAGGCGCTCTTACTTCGCACGGACAGAAAAACCGGGGAAAAACTTCGCACCCTCCCATGCAATCCACTGGGGATGCCGTCATCCCAAGTGTGTAAAAACCGGCTGATCGCATTGTGAACATGGAAAAAGACGTTGGGAGCGGTTGCCGGCTCAAAAAATGCACTCCCAGGTTTACACTTTGAGATCCACCTTGTCTTTTTTCGCTGTTAAATGAGAAGGAGCTGCCCTTTTTGTAATCGAAAAGCTTGAACAAGCCTCAAATACAAGGAGGTTAAATATAAATGAAACCCCGGTGTTATCTTGTCGTAGCAAACGCTCCTGAACACTTGAGGTTAAAAGAGGCGAACGCGATATTTAATAAATATATCGGTGACAGAAAAAGGGGACACTGCGTCTACCATGATCATTTTGTGGACCGTCCCGGTGGAGTTGCCTTTTTCGCCATCGAGAATGATGAACAAAAGGAGAATCTTAAACAGGATTTGAATGGATGGAATCTGGAAATCCATCCACTCATTGAGTCGAGGTCTGCAGCCGGTTTTGTATATCAGCTGGACTATACCAGCAGCAACTATGCGGGGGTTTCATTAGAGAAACTCATTACACGAATCAAGGAAGCCCAAGATAAAGGCATGAATCCTTTAGAGGCGTAGGATGAGCCAATAAGTGAAGAAGCGCCCCCAGCGGAGATCATTACGTTACGGCCATTTGCAGACTCCGGCAGCGCAAAGCATGGCATCTTTCCGCACTGCCGTTTTCGGATCGGCACGAATCTTGGGGATCGGCACGAATCTTGGCTTGACAGTAAGGATGACATGCCCGGCCAATCAGATCATCCTTTCCCTGCTTTTGGGGTTGTTTTGCAGCGGAATGCCGACGGAATCGGCGCCCATGATGATCACAGGAACGGAATCAACAGTCCTGCATGGTGGTGTCCCACTCAGGTTCTCCCTCCAAAGAAGGGTGCCGCAAAGCGGCACCCTTTTGCTTAGCAAAATCGATTTTCAGTCCGCGCCGGAGCGATCAAAAACCGACACGGTTTGAACCTCGTTGGGCTTCACCGGGACGGAGAACCGCCCCCTGTGATGTTCCAAGGAGGAAACAGGCCGTTCATCCAACCGGGTTCGGCAGACGGACTGAAGCGGTCCCTTCCAATGGAAGGACGCAAAGGTCTCCCTGGACGTCGGATTGTAGAAGCGGAGGATGATCCCGCGACCGTCCTCCCGCCGCTTGACGGCGCTCACCACGGCGTCCTCGTCCAATTGGACCAGCAGGCTGTACTCCTTCGGCGCGGTGACGGCGGGGGGATGAAGCTTGATCGCGTTAAAAGGCATCTTGTGGTAGGTGCAAAGGGGCGTCAAGAACCGCTTGGCCCGCTGCGCCACCTTTGCCTGTTTCGTCATTCCGGGGTGGGTCGTCAGCGCCAGGTGGAGACGGATCTTGCCCAGCATCTGGGCGTCGGGGGTCTCCATCTTGATTCCCGACGGACGCCCCGGCCGGCGCAACAACTCCTCTTTGCCGAGTACCCCCACACTGCGAAACAGGGTGACGGCGATGGTGTCCCGGGAATCCCCCACGATCTCATACTCCCGGGAGCTGTCGGTCAAGACGGCGACGCCCCCCCTCTCGTCGGAGAGCCCCACATAGCTCAGCATCGGGTAAATGGGATCCGGCCGCTCCGCCCATCCCTCGTCCTCCCAGACATGGATCGCCTCATCGACGACGGGGCGTTCGATCACCCCGAAGGGCTGGTCCGCCGTCGAACGGTCGGCTTCGATCCCCGTCGGCACGTGCAGGCGGAGACGGTGATCCTTCGCCCGGTTATCCAGCTCGATGCGCAGGTCGATAATCGGTTCGCTGACGGGAATGGTCAGGCGAAGGGCCACATCCACCGAGCCGTCCCTCCGCTTCGCCTTGCGGCTTTCCCGATCCCGCGGCACGGGCAGGCGATACCGGATGTCCGCCCAGGCGAAATGCCGATTTTGCCGGAGCGACCAGGTCGCCTTCACTTCCCGGCTGTCGATCACCGCATCTCCCGGCAGCGGGGAAAAATCGTATTCATCCCCGTCATCCCCGGTATCCTCCAGGCGGAGAACTTCCGGAAACAGACGCTTCAACCGTTTGTCGTAAATGTTCAAGGTGCCGTTGTCGTTGACGGTGATCCGGTAGCAGTCGGTCTCGATCCGGTCCACGGGCTCCGGCGCCTTTCGGTTCATGCGGGACGCTTTCCGAATCCAGTACGCCTTGTAGCCCATCGCCGGAATCCGGTCGCGGAAGTGGATGGTATAGCGGAAAAAGGGGTCGTAGTTTTCGTGGTGAACCAGCTGCCGGTCGACAAGGCCCGGGTCCACCTCCCGCTCATCCACCACCTCAAAGTCGATCGCTTTCCCGTCCCCATCCACCAATTCAAAGGCCGGCCAACGGGTTGTCACCTCCGCCTCGATGGGCTCATCCCGCTCAAAGGGAAGCGTGTTGAAGACCACCAGTTTGTCCCGGGAGCGGTCCGACGGAACCGCTTCGGCGATCCTCCGCATGTAAAAGGCGAGCAGCCGATTCGCCCTCTCCTCCGCATTGGCAAAGCGGGACAGGATATCCCGGTGGACGGCGTCGGAACAGCAGCAGCCGATGCTGTCGTGGGCGTGGTTTTTCAACATTTCCTTCCAGATTTGCTCCATCAAGCCGTGTTCATAGGGGAAGCCCAGGGTGGAGGCGATGGCGGCCAGCGGCTCCAGCAGATGGGTGACCTTGCTTTCAAGCCGGGCATTGGCCGCCTTGATGTCCATCCGCGTCGAATAAATGCTGCGATGCACCCGCATGTATTTGCCGTCCAAAAGCTCCCCGCGGACCACCGGGAGATGCTCCTGCTTTTCGACTTCATCAAAGACGTCTTCATAGCGGCTGAGAAAGAAGTGCCGCTCGGGATAGAGCGCTTTCAGCTTGGCGATGACCTCGGAAATGTTCCTCTGGATCGGCATCTGATCGTGCCCGTTCGGGATGACGATGTGATCGGTCGACGCCCGGCGGTCCAGCTCGGCAAAATACGCATCCATCCGCTTTTTCAGCTCCGTTTCCTCGACGGGCAAATACTTGCCGATGGCATAGCCGAGGGGAAGCCACAGGACCAGCACCTTCGATCCGTCATCGCTCACCCAGTAAAATTCCGTCCTGTCCGTGCCGTGCCGTTCCGAAAGGCCCCGCCAGATCACCGCCCGCCGGATGCCGAAGCCGTTTAAGATCTGGGGAAGCTGCGCCGTCTGTCCGAAGGAATCGGGCAGGTAACCGATCGCCATCGGCTCTCCGAATTCCCGGCAGTCTTTGAGACCGTACAACAGGTTGCGGACGATCGATTCACCGCCGACGACCATCTCATCGGTCTGGGTGTACCAGGGGCCGATGATCAGCTTGCCCCGTTCCACCAGCCGGCGAATCCGCTCCCGGTTTTCCGGCTTGACGGCCAGATAATCCTCCAGCAACACGGTCTGCCCGTCCAGGAGAAAATGCGGGTAGTCCG
This region includes:
- the mngB gene encoding mannosylglycerate hydrolase: MKRFVHVIPHVHWDREWYFSAEESRIYLVHDMEEILQVLESDPDYPHFLLDGQTVLLEDYLAVKPENRERIRRLVERGKLIIGPWYTQTDEMVVGGESIVRNLLYGLKDCREFGEPMAIGYLPDSFGQTAQLPQILNGFGIRRAVIWRGLSERHGTDRTEFYWVSDDGSKVLVLWLPLGYAIGKYLPVEETELKKRMDAYFAELDRRASTDHIVIPNGHDQMPIQRNISEVIAKLKALYPERHFFLSRYEDVFDEVEKQEHLPVVRGELLDGKYMRVHRSIYSTRMDIKAANARLESKVTHLLEPLAAIASTLGFPYEHGLMEQIWKEMLKNHAHDSIGCCCSDAVHRDILSRFANAEERANRLLAFYMRRIAEAVPSDRSRDKLVVFNTLPFERDEPIEAEVTTRWPAFELVDGDGKAIDFEVVDEREVDPGLVDRQLVHHENYDPFFRYTIHFRDRIPAMGYKAYWIRKASRMNRKAPEPVDRIETDCYRITVNDNGTLNIYDKRLKRLFPEVLRLEDTGDDGDEYDFSPLPGDAVIDSREVKATWSLRQNRHFAWADIRYRLPVPRDRESRKAKRRDGSVDVALRLTIPVSEPIIDLRIELDNRAKDHRLRLHVPTGIEADRSTADQPFGVIERPVVDEAIHVWEDEGWAERPDPIYPMLSYVGLSDERGGVAVLTDSSREYEIVGDSRDTIAVTLFRSVGVLGKEELLRRPGRPSGIKMETPDAQMLGKIRLHLALTTHPGMTKQAKVAQRAKRFLTPLCTYHKMPFNAIKLHPPAVTAPKEYSLLVQLDEDAVVSAVKRREDGRGIILRFYNPTSRETFASFHWKGPLQSVCRTRLDERPVSSLEHHRGRFSVPVKPNEVQTVSVFDRSGAD
- a CDS encoding flavodoxin family protein produces the protein MKIAVLYASSRKGGNSERLAKALVEGLDADSIFLTDYRIEPIIDYRHTEPGPYPEDDYRKLLDRVLKQDLLIFATPIYWYGMPGRLKLFIDRWSQSLRENRKDFLERMAEKRAYVLAVGDDDPHVKGKALIEQFRHIFDFVGIRFAGHVIGRGNRPGDIEQDSEALSAVRKLREQILAEMGACSPR
- a CDS encoding iron chelate uptake ABC transporter family permease subunit, which produces MGDRTKLAILAVIAAGCAALFMLTHLSGNLDYIIPRRAAKLAAIVLTGVTIAFSTVVFQTITNNRILTPSIIGLDALYLFINTAIVFLLGSQTLVFMDDHVRFLLSAGLMVLFSVLLYRLLFRREEKNIFFVLLVGVIMGTLFRSATSFMQLLIDPNEFLVIQDRMFASFNNINTDLLWVSLLTVAGVFVYFLRFADYLDVLALGRDHAVNLGVDYDRVVSRLFVIVAALVSITTALVGPITFLGLIVANVAYQLLSTYRHRLVIAAAALIAVAMLVGGQWAVERLFTFSTTISVIINFFGGIYFIYLLLRESKSW
- a CDS encoding siderophore ABC transporter substrate-binding protein; protein product: MRKLLLGSLMLALVLSLAACGSSADTSKGEEAASQESEEIVVKHQLGETKVKKNPKNVVVFDFGVLDSLDKLGVEVAGVPQANIPPYLKKYGESKYANVGSLKEPDFEKVSSLGPELIIISARQADQYEEFSKIAPTIFMGVDTSRYMESFTENMETLGKIFGKEAEVEKELKAINETIEKVKKKASASDKKALIILTTGGKTSAFGPGSRFGLIHDVLGVKPVDNNIKVSTHGMSVTFEYIAEKNPDYLFVVDRDKVVSGEGGQPAEQVLNNDLVKGTKAYKDKNIVYLDPNYWYLSGGGLISLSEMVKEVEAALQ
- a CDS encoding ABC transporter ATP-binding protein, which codes for MVEVQNVTKRYGGRTVVDAVTVNIPRGKITSLIGPNGAGKSTLLSMISRLVPKDEGEIRIDGRELTSVKNNELAKKLSILKQSNHLQIRLKVRELVSFGRFPYSRGRLTKEDWLHVDRAIEYMELEDLQDRFLDQLSGGQRQRAFIAMVLAQNTDYILLDEPLNNLDMKHSVQIMKTLRKMVDDLGKTIVLVLHDINFASCYSDYIIAMKGGKVLREGPTCDIIRPDVLRDLFDMDIRIKQVDDHRLSIYYV
- a CDS encoding ABC transporter permease; amino-acid sequence: MKKRFLIPVFLLLSALSLFVGVKEIQLTGLLQGDKDQWQILWVSRVPRLVSLIIAGASMGIVGLIMQQLSRNRFVSPTTAGTEDSARLGILVSLMLFGAASTLQKMLLAFLFALLGTLLFMNILSRIRFKNAVFIALVGLMLGNVIDSVTTFLAYKHDLIQSIGAWFYGDFSMIVSGRYEMMYITIPLIITAYLYADRFTIAGMGEEFSANLGLNYRQVVNIGMVIVALVTAAVILTVGVIPFLGLIIPNIVTLLRGDHLRQNLFFTALLGSVFLLVCDILGRVLIYPYEIPIGLTVGIIGSGVFLYLLLRSRDHG